Genomic DNA from uncultured Erythrobacter sp.:
CCATCCAGCAAGCTCGACCGTCGACAGTCTCGAAACCTCGGTGATGGAAGGCAAGCTGGCGCGCGTCGTCAGCTGGTATGACAATGAATGGGGCTTCTCCAACCGGATGATCGACACCGCCGGAGTGATGGCGAAGTTTTTGTAATTGTGTCTCCCCTCCCGCTTGCGGGAGGGGGTGGGGGTGGGCATGGACCCGGATGGGCCCACCCCGCTGCGACTAGCGAGCAAGCTCGCAAGTCTCACTGCCCCTCCCGCCAACGGGAGGGGAACTGGAGAGCAGAATGACCAAATTCAAAACGCTCGATGATCTAGGTGACGTGACCGGCAAGGTCGCGCTTGTCCGGGTCGATCTGAACCTGCCGATGAAGGATGGATCAGCAACCGATGTGACGCGGGTTGAGGCGGTCAAGCCAACCATCCTCGAACTGTCGGAGAAGGGCGCGAAAGTGCTGATGCTTGCGCATTTCGGGCGTCCGGGCGGTAAGCGTTCCTCGGTACTTTCGACCAGCATGGTTGTGGGCGACGTCGAAGGTGTTCTCGGCAAGGAGCTGATGTTCGTGCCGGAAATCGCCGGACCCGTGGTGGAGCAATCCATCGGCATCCTGCGGAACGGCGATATCGGCCTGCTCGACAACACCCGCTTTTGGCCGGGTGAGGAAGCCAACGATCCGAACCTTGCGCAGGCTATCGCGGCGCATGGCGATTTCTTCGTCAACGACGCGTTCAGTGCCGCGCACCGTGCCCATGCAACGACCGAAGGCTTGGCGCATCACCTACCAGCCTATGCAGGCCGGGCGATGGAAGCGGAATTGAAGGCGCTGGATGCTGCGCTTGGTACACCCGAACCGCCGGTCGCGGCTGTGGTCGGCGGGGCAAAGGTTTCTACAAAGCTTGCGGTGCTCGAAAACCTCGTCGGCAAGGTCCAGCACCTGATCATCGGCGGCGGTATGGCCAACACCTTCCTCGCCGCGCGCGGTGTGAATGTTGGAAAGTCATTGTGCGAACATGACCTGACCGACATTGCATCGAAGATCATGGACGAAGCCGATCATGCCGGATGCACCGTGCACCTGCCGTATGACGTTGTCGTCGCGAAGGAATTTGCCGCCAACCCGGCATCCCTGCGCACCTGTAATGTCCACGAAGTCACCGAAGACGAGATGATCCTCGATATCGGTCCGCAGGCCACAGAAGCGCTTGCCGATGTGCTCAAGACCTGCCGGACTTTGGTCTGGAACGGACCGCTCGGTGCCTTCGAAACCGAGCCATTCGATACCGCGACCATGGCGCTCGCCCGCCATGTCGCGGCTTTGACGCAAGAAGGCTCGCTCATATCGGTTGCTGGCGGTGGCGATACGGTTGCCGCGCTCGCTCAGGCTGGCGTGACCGAAGACGTCACATACATTTCAACCGCTGGCGGCGCCTTCCTCGAATGGATGGAAGGCAAGCAACTGCCCGGCGTCGCAGCACTTTCAAGCTGACGATGAGCGATATTTCCGCTGAGATCGAAACGCTCGAACACCGCTTCATGCGGGCATGGATGCGCGCGGACAGAGGCGAAATGCGCAAGCTGATGCTGCGCGACTTCATGATGATTGTCGGCGCGGAAAGACCGCAACTACTCGACCGTCCGAGCTTTCTGGACGCTTCCGACCGGAATTTTGCCTGCACAGGCTACCGGTTGCGCGAGGTTGTCGCGCGTCGGCACGGCAAGTGTGCATGGTTCACCGCCGGGATCGACCTTGAAATGAAGCTGGGCGGACGTGAATGGAAAGGCCAGTTCTGGCTCACCGATCTGTGGCGCAAGGCCGCATTCAAACGCACTTGGAAACTGGCCGAACGCAGTCTTTCTCGCTGTGAGCCGGATGAGGAATATTCGCACGCGATCCACCGGTTGCAGCTATGGACCTGATCCGGGGATTTCTAGCGTTTGCAAGCCTTATGCTGGCCGCGCCTCTGGCCGCCGAAGAACGAGATTTCGAGAGCTTTGCCGAGTTCCTTGAGCAGTTCCGCAAAGACAGCGGCACACCTGCGCTGAGCGCTGTCATCGTCAAGGACGGCGACATCTTGTGGGAGGGATATTTCGGCACTTACGATGACGAAGGCGACCTGCCGACGCAGGCCGAGACAACCTACAAGATCGCGTCAGTGACCAAGCCGATTGCCTCGACTGCGATCCTGGCCGAGATGGCAGCAGAAGACCTGCCGCTCGATACGCCGATGAGCGCAGATGGCGGGTGGAAAGAGCTTTGCGAGTATTTCATCACAACGCCAATCCCCTTCATGTCGGGGGGTGAAGACAAACATGGCAATTCAATCGCACCGATGGATTGTGAGCGCCCAACGACGGTGATCGACATGCTCCGCATGCGCGCCAACGGCGCCGATTTTGTCTATAATCCGATCGCCTTTGCGAGGATCGACCGCGCGATCACCGGCGCCGGTGGGCGTGATCTTCGCACCATTGTCCGCGAGCGGGTGGCGACCCCCTCAGGCATGCAAGACACCGCTCTGGGCTGGCGCGATCCCGACGGTGGAGCGGCCTTGCGCTATCTCGCAGAACCGTTCCATGTGATCGACGGGCGCGCCGTCAAACAGCCTCTGCCGGACGATGATTTTCGTGCCGCTGCCGGGATTATCGCGAGTCCGCGCTCTATTGCCGCTTTCGATATCGCATTCGACACCGGTGGGCTGCTGTTTGGACCCGATGAACCCGAGGTTGGACCCGGTGGAATCCTCGACAAGTTCATAGCCGATCCGATCGGTCCGCTGGGTGACTATCGTTTTGGCTGGTTCCTTGAAGACTGGGAAGGCCAGCGGTTGATGTGGCATTCAGGCTGGAACGAGAAACAGTACTCCGCCCTGTATCTCAAAGTACCGGCCAAACGCCTCACCCTGATCGTGATGGCCAACACCGAAGCGGTTTGGTGGGGCAACTCGGTGGTGAAAGCAGAAGTCGTCGAAAGTCCCATTGCGCGGCGTTTCCTGGAGAGTTTTGCGCAATGAGCGAGACAGAATACGGATATGGCAGCGCGGTCCGCTGTGACGAGGGCGAGTTTGCCGGCTGGTATCACTGGAACCACGATCCATACGAAACCCGATCAGGTCCGTTCTTCATGCTGCGCCAAGACGATGGCAGTTACCTCTCCGCTTTCCGTGCCGAAGCGCGGCACATGAATGGCGCGGGGTTTATGCATGGTGGCTGCCTGTTGACCTTCGCCGATTTCGCCCTGTTCGGGATCGCCACCGATGAACTGAACGGCGACAACGCTGTGACCATGAACCTTTCCGGAGATTTCCTCGGCGCAGTGCAGCAAGGCGCTTTGGTCGAGGCGCGCGGTGAGGTCACACGTGGCGGCGGCAAGACGATCTTCGTGCGCGGCCTGATCACCGGGGATGGTGAGCCCGCGCTGAGCTTCACCGGGATCATCCGGCGGTTCAGGAAACGCGACTGAGCCAAAAACCGCTTTACATCTCAGAAACGCGCGCTTAACCGCGCCGACCTTCGCTGCGCGGTTTGAACGCCGCAGGTCACGAGTGGCTCTGCCATATCGGGTTCCCAGGTGAAGGCTGCCCTGAAAAGGCACTTGGTTTAGGACCAAGCGGCGACTCCAAATCGTCCACCACGGTAATGGCGTAAGCCTTGCTGGTTCGAGTCCAGCGCTTTGGATAGCTCATCGGTAGAGCAGTAGACTGTTAATCTACTGGTAGCGGGTTCGAATCCCGCTCCAAAACAGCCCTTACACGGCTTCTCAAAACGGGAAGGTCGGGCGGGCAAATCCAGCCGCGGAGTGCGGCGAGCCAACCTCTTCTGGGCGAGGCGAGCCAAACTCCAAGGCACCGGTATCGGGCCTTCGCGCCTTTGGGGATACCGGCAGACATGGCACCCAATGACGCGGTGTCCACCGGGGGGAGGCGCAAGCTTTCCGGACGCGGGTACAGCGAGACTTGGGGCCTGATCTGCCTGAACCAG
This window encodes:
- a CDS encoding nuclear transport factor 2 family protein encodes the protein MSDISAEIETLEHRFMRAWMRADRGEMRKLMLRDFMMIVGAERPQLLDRPSFLDASDRNFACTGYRLREVVARRHGKCAWFTAGIDLEMKLGGREWKGQFWLTDLWRKAAFKRTWKLAERSLSRCEPDEEYSHAIHRLQLWT
- a CDS encoding PaaI family thioesterase — its product is MSETEYGYGSAVRCDEGEFAGWYHWNHDPYETRSGPFFMLRQDDGSYLSAFRAEARHMNGAGFMHGGCLLTFADFALFGIATDELNGDNAVTMNLSGDFLGAVQQGALVEARGEVTRGGGKTIFVRGLITGDGEPALSFTGIIRRFRKRD
- the pgk gene encoding phosphoglycerate kinase, whose amino-acid sequence is MTKFKTLDDLGDVTGKVALVRVDLNLPMKDGSATDVTRVEAVKPTILELSEKGAKVLMLAHFGRPGGKRSSVLSTSMVVGDVEGVLGKELMFVPEIAGPVVEQSIGILRNGDIGLLDNTRFWPGEEANDPNLAQAIAAHGDFFVNDAFSAAHRAHATTEGLAHHLPAYAGRAMEAELKALDAALGTPEPPVAAVVGGAKVSTKLAVLENLVGKVQHLIIGGGMANTFLAARGVNVGKSLCEHDLTDIASKIMDEADHAGCTVHLPYDVVVAKEFAANPASLRTCNVHEVTEDEMILDIGPQATEALADVLKTCRTLVWNGPLGAFETEPFDTATMALARHVAALTQEGSLISVAGGGDTVAALAQAGVTEDVTYISTAGGAFLEWMEGKQLPGVAALSS
- a CDS encoding serine hydrolase, which gives rise to MLAAPLAAEERDFESFAEFLEQFRKDSGTPALSAVIVKDGDILWEGYFGTYDDEGDLPTQAETTYKIASVTKPIASTAILAEMAAEDLPLDTPMSADGGWKELCEYFITTPIPFMSGGEDKHGNSIAPMDCERPTTVIDMLRMRANGADFVYNPIAFARIDRAITGAGGRDLRTIVRERVATPSGMQDTALGWRDPDGGAALRYLAEPFHVIDGRAVKQPLPDDDFRAAAGIIASPRSIAAFDIAFDTGGLLFGPDEPEVGPGGILDKFIADPIGPLGDYRFGWFLEDWEGQRLMWHSGWNEKQYSALYLKVPAKRLTLIVMANTEAVWWGNSVVKAEVVESPIARRFLESFAQ